ATAGTAGGAGGACATAGATTATGTTTGGTATTTTTAAGAAAAAGAAAAAAGAAGAGGTTGTGGCATTTCATGCTGTAGCACAAGGAACAGTTATGCCGTTAGAGTCAGTTGGGGATGGTGTTTTCTCAGGTAAATTATTAGGAGATGGCTATGCGGTAAAACCAGAAACAGAAGAGGTTTACGCACCAGTTACGGGTAAAGTGGTGAGTGTTTTCCCAACTAAGCATGCGATTACTATTGAAACAGCGGAAGGCCTAGAAGTTTTAGTACATATGGGGATCGATACTGTGGAATTAAAAGGCGAACCATTTGAGGTATTTGTATCAGAAGGACAA
This is a stretch of genomic DNA from Vagococcus zengguangii. It encodes these proteins:
- a CDS encoding PTS sugar transporter subunit IIA, which codes for MFGIFKKKKKEEVVAFHAVAQGTVMPLESVGDGVFSGKLLGDGYAVKPETEEVYAPVTGKVVSVFPTKHAITIETAEGLEVLVHMGIDTVELKGEPFEVFVSEGQAITPETKLANMNLDKLAETNTVSTIVIVVTNMDKVSNLSTVNEHVVAASEQVTTATMA